One region of Clostridia bacterium genomic DNA includes:
- a CDS encoding ATP-grasp domain-containing protein yields MRKLAIIGASELQEPLIRKAKSMGVETHVFAWAAGDVGEKSADVFYPISIVEKEKILEVCREVGVDGICSIASDLAMITVGYVADALGLVGNTPDAVERSTNKHLMRAAFERGGDPSPRSILADADTNLDALDLTYPVIVKPTDRSGSRGIFKLEGPELLSSAVEAALGQSFEKKVLIEEFAGGREYSVEFISYRGDHRFLALTQKFTTGAPHFIETGHLEPAQVNAETLERVKAVVVHALDTLGLKNGASHSELKIDEDGRIRIIEIGGRMGGDFIGSDLVELSTGYDFVRAVAEVALGEKPALPESIAPKAASAVRFIFSDADAEAFARLQREHPEFIVDSDVRPCGGEVTDSSNRFGHFLMRAGTAAELLPYLPAE; encoded by the coding sequence CATGGGCGTTGAGACCCACGTTTTCGCATGGGCGGCGGGAGACGTCGGCGAAAAGAGCGCCGACGTGTTCTACCCGATAAGCATAGTTGAAAAAGAGAAAATACTCGAGGTTTGCCGCGAGGTCGGCGTCGACGGTATATGCAGCATTGCCTCCGATCTGGCGATGATAACCGTAGGCTACGTCGCGGACGCGCTTGGGCTTGTCGGCAACACGCCCGACGCGGTCGAACGCAGCACAAACAAGCACCTTATGCGAGCTGCGTTTGAGAGAGGCGGAGATCCGAGCCCGAGAAGCATCCTCGCGGACGCGGATACCAATCTTGACGCGCTCGATTTGACGTATCCGGTGATCGTTAAGCCGACCGACCGCAGCGGCAGCCGCGGCATATTCAAGCTTGAAGGGCCGGAGCTTTTATCTTCCGCAGTCGAGGCGGCGCTCGGGCAGAGCTTTGAGAAAAAGGTTTTGATTGAGGAGTTCGCCGGCGGACGGGAATACAGCGTTGAATTCATTTCATACCGGGGCGACCACCGCTTCCTTGCGTTGACGCAGAAGTTTACAACCGGTGCTCCGCATTTCATAGAGACCGGCCATCTCGAGCCTGCGCAGGTCAACGCGGAAACGCTCGAGCGTGTCAAAGCCGTGGTCGTTCACGCGCTGGACACGCTCGGGCTGAAAAACGGCGCTTCCCACAGCGAACTGAAGATCGATGAAGACGGCAGGATACGCATTATCGAGATCGGCGGCCGCATGGGCGGCGATTTCATAGGCAGCGATCTGGTGGAGCTTTCCACAGGTTACGACTTCGTGCGCGCAGTCGCAGAGGTCGCGCTCGGCGAAAAGCCCGCGCTGCCGGAATCGATCGCGCCGAAAGCGGCTTCTGCGGTGCGGTTTATCTTTTCGGACGCGGACGCGGAGGCGTTCGCGCGGCTTCAGCGCGAGCACCCGGAATTCATAGTAGACTCTGACGTACGTCCTTGCGGCGGAGAGGTTACCGATAGCTCCAACCGCTTCGGGCACTTCCTGATGCGCGCAGGAACGGCGGCTGAGCTTCTGCCGTACCTTCCCGCGGAATGA